The Oncorhynchus tshawytscha isolate Ot180627B linkage group LG20, Otsh_v2.0, whole genome shotgun sequence genome has a window encoding:
- the LOC112220400 gene encoding tight junction protein ZO-2 isoform X1: protein MKFKKFITIMQAAMGIVPLNKRELLPPGRKLWRPPGDTPSTDQSNTDLFRSSCSWDRFYWTKEAQCLCLRRLSTPSYSAILRSPVMEETMWEQYTVTLQRDPKMGFGIAVSGGRDNPNEESGEMSIVVSDVLQGGPADGLLFENDRVVQVNATPMDGVPHSFAVQILRKCGKVAKITVKRPRKVPVNLLKHGPYPDDRVFNNNDYDQDRHSVYSGRSGRQDRDHSQERGGYTDAGYQGQGFDGHYGRDDRGRSMERDLDPERQYRRDGSKGRTLDRERSPDRRYKSDRTLDRDHSPNLRYRSDLTLDRDPSPDRRFRSERTLDRTNSPDLRYRAGHSPARSHGRDHSFERNRKRVPSDRDQKKEQMKRSGSRERLDRSPSPASMPIPMSRPPREPEPLEKPVSVLLLKNRPNEEYGLHLGSQLFIKEMTSTGLACRDGNLQEGDIILKINGTVTENLSLSDAGKLIEKSRGKLQLVVQRDRRQVLIRIPPLVDSDSELDDISEIGSYRSYSPQDDRRAPTSDLSSHSSNERLRDKPREDPPSRLAKMGAMPTPFAMPARVSDRVMEDTPPLQAEREESRPETPPAPVVNVAPKVHASPKLPLRPSIEDQDIYGPSTGMVRFQKGDSVGLRLAGGNDVGIFIAGVQEDSPAEQEGLRTGDQIMKVNNMDFRGIVREDAVLYLLEIPKGDDVTILAQSKPDVYKDILASGRGDSFFIRTHFEYEKEVPQSLPFFRGEIFKVTDTLYDGKLGNWLASRTDKDNQLLEKGIIPNKSRAEQMSNVQNAQRGTANDRGDFWRLRGQRAVKKKDLRKSREDLTAISVTTRFPAYERVVLREAGFRRPVVVFGPIADAVNEKLGNDLPEEFVIAKTEPKDAGTEKSSGVVRLNTIRQIIEQDRHALLDVTPKAVDTLNYTQWYPIVVFLNPDSKGGVKTMRNRLVPGSNRSARKLYEQAVKLRKTCSHLFTATVDLNSANDGWYGSVKDSIRAQQERAVWVCEGKLDGSEEDLDIHDDRMSYLSAMSADYLSMDSRLTSDYDDTADEGGAYTDNELDEPMDEPHQPVSAISRSSEPVLTERPHLAPIPHMRRSGSREGLRDPSPPPSFVPEPPKQVRVQSRGGYDSHSSSTISSDTAGGTKSAPPPVALKPTVALKPTLRALNQSSEDHAVPEGEDPANRSFMGKVKAFEKMDHLARAQRMLELQEAEQARLEIAQKHPDIYAVPVKLPKPNHNRPQPIGSSSNPEPQTPSSRPPYSESRGHFDDDEEEYRRQLADQTRRGYYSNPQKYKDTEL from the exons AGCCCAGTCATGGAGGAAACTATGTGGGAGCAGTATACTGTGACACTGCAGAGG GACCCCAAGATGGGTTTTGGTATTGCGGTGTCCGGGGGGCGGGACAACCCCAATGAGGAAAGCGGGGAGATGTCCATAGTAGTGTCTGACGTGCTTCAGGGAGGGCCCGCTGATGGCCTGCTATT TGAGAATGACCGGGTGGTGCAGGTGAACGCTACTCCCATGGATGGTGTGCCACACTCCTTCGCTGTACAGATCCTCAGAAAGTGTGGAAAAGTAGCCAAAATT ACAGTCAAGAGGCCCAGGAAGGTTCCGGTCAACCTGCTGAAACACGGCCCTTACCCTGACGACCGTGTCTTCAACAACAATGACTATGACCAGGACCGCCACAGTGTGTACAGTGGACGCAGTGGTCGTCAAGATCGCGACCACAGCCAGGAGAGGGGAGGTTACACAGACGCTGGCTACCAGGGACAGGGCTTTGACGGGCATTACGGTCGAGATGACCGGGGCAGGAGTATGGAGAGGGACCTTGATCCAGAGAGGCAGTACAGACGAGACGGCAGCAAAGGTCGGACTCTGGACCGCGAGCGTAGCCCTGACCGCCGCTACAAAAGTGACCGCACTCTTGACCGTGACCACAGCCCCAATCTGCGTTACCGTAGTGATCTCACTCTTGACCGCGACCCCAGCCCTGACAGGCGTTTCCGTAGCGAACGCACTCTGGACCGGACTAACAGCCCTGACTTGCGATACAGAGCTGGTCACAGTCCTGCCCGCAGTCACGGTCGCGACCACAGCTTTGAGCGGAACCGCAAACGTGTTCCTAGTGACCGTGACCAGAAGAAGGAGCAGATGAAGAGGAGTGGGAGCAGGGAACGTCTGGACCGTTCACCCTCCCCCGCCTCCATGCCAATCCCCATGTCCCGCCCTCCTCGGGAGCCGGAGCCCCTGGAGAAACCCGTTAGTGTGCTGCTACTGAAGAACAGGCCCAACGAAG AGTATGGTCTGCATCTGGGTAGTCAGCTGTTCATTAAGGAGATGACCAGCACAGGTCTGGCCTGCAGGGATGGCAACCTCCAGGAGGGAGACATCATACTGAAG ATCAATGGTACGGTGACAGAGAACCTGTCTCTGAGTGATGCAGGGAAGCTGATCGAGAAGTCTCGTGGGAAGCTGCAGCTGGTggtgcagagagacagaagacaggtcCTCATCAGGATTCCTCCCCTGGTAGACAGTGACTCTGAGCTCGATG ATATATCCGAGATCGGGTCGTACCGCTCCTACTCGCCACAGGATGATCGACGGGCCCCCACCTCAGACCTGTCTTCCCATTCCTCCAATGAGAGGCTCCGAGACAAACCCAG gGAGGACCCACCAAGCAGGCTGGCTAAGATGGGCGCCATGCCGACACCGTTCGCCATGCCGGCACGAGTATCGGATAGAGTTATGGAGGACACGCCCCCTCTgcaagcagagagggaggagtccCGCCCAGAAACGCCCCCAG CTCCGGTAGTCAATGTTGCCCCAAAAGTCCACGCTTCCCCAAAGCTGCCACTGAGGCCAAGCATAGAGGACCAGGACATATACGG CCCCAGCACGGGGATGGTGCGTTTCCAGAAGGGAGATAGCGTGGGGCTGAGGCTGGCGGGAGGAAACGATGTGGGAATCTTCATTGCAGGCGTTCAGGAGGACAGTCCTGCAGAACAGGAGGGCCTTCGCACCGGGGACCAGATCATGAAG GTGAATAACATGGACTTCAGGGGCATAGTGCGTGAGGATGCTGTCCTGTACCTGCTGGAGATTCCAAAGGGAGATGATGTCACCATCCTGGCTCAGAGCAAACCTGATG TCTATAAGGACATCCTGGCATCGGGTAGGGGGGACTCTTTCTTCATCAGGACCCACTTTGAGTATGAGAAAGAGGTTCCCCAGAGCCTGCCCTTCTTCCGGGGGGAGATCTTCAAGGTGACGGACACACTCTATGACGGCAAGCTTGGCAACTGGCTGGCCAGCCGCACTGACAAAGACAACCAGCTGCTGGAGAAGGGTATCATCCCCAATAAgagcag GGCCGAACAAATGTCAAATGTGCAGAACGCCCAGAGAGGAACagccaatgacagaggagacttCTGGAGGTTGAGAGGTCAAAGAGCGGTGAAGAAGAAGGACCTCCGTAAGAGCAGAGAGGACCTGACTGCCATCTCTGTCACCACACGCTTCCCTGCTTATGAGAGGGTGGTCTTACGAGAAG CTGGCTTCAGGAGACCAGTGGTTGTGTTTGGGCCCATCGCAGACGCAGTCAATGAGAAACTGGGAAACGACCTGCCTGAAGAGTTTGTCATAGCCA AGACTGAGCCCAAGGATGCAGGCACTGAGAAGTCCTCCGGTGTGGTGAGACTCAATACCATTCGACAGATCATAGAACAG GACCGCCATGCCCTGCTGGATGTAACTCCCAAGGCGGTGGACACCCTGAATTATACCCAGTGGTACCCCATCGTGGTGTTCCTCAACCCGGACAGCAAGGGTGGCGTCAAGACCATGAGGAACCGCCTGGTTCCCGGCTCCAACCGCAGTGCCCGCAAACTCTACGAGCAGGCGGTCAAACTGAGGAAGACTTGTTCTCACCTCTTCACcg CGACCGTTGACCTGAACTCAGCCAATGATGGGTGGTACGGGAGTGTGAAGGACTCTATCCGAGCACAGCAGGAGCGGGCCGTGTGGGTCTGTGAGGGCAAG TTGGACGGCTCGGAGGAGGACCTGGATATCCATGACGACCGCATGTCATACCTGTCAGCGATGAGCGCTGACTACCTGAGCATGGACAGCCGGCTGACCAGTGACTACGACGACACAGCCGATGAGGGCGGGGCTTACACCGACAACGAGCTGGACGAGCCAATGGACGAGCCCCATCAGCCGGTGTCGGCAATCAGCCGCTCCTCAGAGCCCGTACTGACAGAG aGACCCCATCTTGCCCCCATACCACATATGAGGAGatcagggagcagagaggggctgagagaccCCAGTCCACCCCCCTCCTTtgtccctgagccccccaag CAGGTGAGGGTGCAGTCTCGCGGGGGCTATGACTCTCACTCCAGTAGCACCATTAGCAGCGACACTGCCGGGGGGACCAAGTCAGCCCCGCCTCCAGTTGCCCTCAAGCCCACCGTGGCCCTTAAGCCTACTCTGAGGGCACTCAACCAGTCATCTGAGGACCACGCTGTCCCGGAGGGAGAGGACCCGGCCAACCGCTCCTTCATGGGCAAGGTGAAGGCCTTTGAAAAGATGGACCACCTGGCCAGAGCCCAGAGGATGCTGGAGCTCCAGGAGGCTGAGCAAGCACGG CTGGAAATAGCCCAGAAGCACCCAGACATCTATGCAGTCCCAGTGAAACTACCAAAGCCCAACCACAACCGCCCACAGCCAATAGG CTCCAGCTCTAACCCGGAGCCCCAGACCCCATCCTCCAGGCCACCGTACTCTGAGAGTAGGGGTCATTTCGACGATGATGAGGAAGAGTACCGCAGACAGCTGGCTGACCAGACCAGACGAGGCTACTACAGTAACCCCCAGAAATACAAAGACACTGAGCTGTAG
- the LOC112220400 gene encoding tight junction protein ZO-2 isoform X4 produces MMPVNGGRLFSLSRYETHYFKSPVMEETMWEQYTVTLQRDPKMGFGIAVSGGRDNPNEESGEMSIVVSDVLQGGPADGLLFENDRVVQVNATPMDGVPHSFAVQILRKCGKVAKITVKRPRKVPVNLLKHGPYPDDRVFNNNDYDQDRHSVYSGRSGRQDRDHSQERGGYTDAGYQGQGFDGHYGRDDRGRSMERDLDPERQYRRDGSKGRTLDRERSPDRRYKSDRTLDRDHSPNLRYRSDLTLDRDPSPDRRFRSERTLDRTNSPDLRYRAGHSPARSHGRDHSFERNRKRVPSDRDQKKEQMKRSGSRERLDRSPSPASMPIPMSRPPREPEPLEKPVSVLLLKNRPNEEYGLHLGSQLFIKEMTSTGLACRDGNLQEGDIILKINGTVTENLSLSDAGKLIEKSRGKLQLVVQRDRRQVLIRIPPLVDSDSELDDISEIGSYRSYSPQDDRRAPTSDLSSHSSNERLRDKPREDPPSRLAKMGAMPTPFAMPARVSDRVMEDTPPLQAEREESRPETPPAPVVNVAPKVHASPKLPLRPSIEDQDIYGPSTGMVRFQKGDSVGLRLAGGNDVGIFIAGVQEDSPAEQEGLRTGDQIMKVNNMDFRGIVREDAVLYLLEIPKGDDVTILAQSKPDVYKDILASGRGDSFFIRTHFEYEKEVPQSLPFFRGEIFKVTDTLYDGKLGNWLASRTDKDNQLLEKGIIPNKSRAEQMSNVQNAQRGTANDRGDFWRLRGQRAVKKKDLRKSREDLTAISVTTRFPAYERVVLREAGFRRPVVVFGPIADAVNEKLGNDLPEEFVIAKTEPKDAGTEKSSGVVRLNTIRQIIEQDRHALLDVTPKAVDTLNYTQWYPIVVFLNPDSKGGVKTMRNRLVPGSNRSARKLYEQAVKLRKTCSHLFTATVDLNSANDGWYGSVKDSIRAQQERAVWVCEGKLDGSEEDLDIHDDRMSYLSAMSADYLSMDSRLTSDYDDTADEGGAYTDNELDEPMDEPHQPVSAISRSSEPVLTERPHLAPIPHMRRSGSREGLRDPSPPPSFVPEPPKQVRVQSRGGYDSHSSSTISSDTAGGTKSAPPPVALKPTVALKPTLRALNQSSEDHAVPEGEDPANRSFMGKVKAFEKMDHLARAQRMLELQEAEQARLEIAQKHPDIYAVPVKLPKPNHNRPQPIGSSSNPEPQTPSSRPPYSESRGHFDDDEEEYRRQLADQTRRGYYSNPQKYKDTEL; encoded by the exons AGCCCAGTCATGGAGGAAACTATGTGGGAGCAGTATACTGTGACACTGCAGAGG GACCCCAAGATGGGTTTTGGTATTGCGGTGTCCGGGGGGCGGGACAACCCCAATGAGGAAAGCGGGGAGATGTCCATAGTAGTGTCTGACGTGCTTCAGGGAGGGCCCGCTGATGGCCTGCTATT TGAGAATGACCGGGTGGTGCAGGTGAACGCTACTCCCATGGATGGTGTGCCACACTCCTTCGCTGTACAGATCCTCAGAAAGTGTGGAAAAGTAGCCAAAATT ACAGTCAAGAGGCCCAGGAAGGTTCCGGTCAACCTGCTGAAACACGGCCCTTACCCTGACGACCGTGTCTTCAACAACAATGACTATGACCAGGACCGCCACAGTGTGTACAGTGGACGCAGTGGTCGTCAAGATCGCGACCACAGCCAGGAGAGGGGAGGTTACACAGACGCTGGCTACCAGGGACAGGGCTTTGACGGGCATTACGGTCGAGATGACCGGGGCAGGAGTATGGAGAGGGACCTTGATCCAGAGAGGCAGTACAGACGAGACGGCAGCAAAGGTCGGACTCTGGACCGCGAGCGTAGCCCTGACCGCCGCTACAAAAGTGACCGCACTCTTGACCGTGACCACAGCCCCAATCTGCGTTACCGTAGTGATCTCACTCTTGACCGCGACCCCAGCCCTGACAGGCGTTTCCGTAGCGAACGCACTCTGGACCGGACTAACAGCCCTGACTTGCGATACAGAGCTGGTCACAGTCCTGCCCGCAGTCACGGTCGCGACCACAGCTTTGAGCGGAACCGCAAACGTGTTCCTAGTGACCGTGACCAGAAGAAGGAGCAGATGAAGAGGAGTGGGAGCAGGGAACGTCTGGACCGTTCACCCTCCCCCGCCTCCATGCCAATCCCCATGTCCCGCCCTCCTCGGGAGCCGGAGCCCCTGGAGAAACCCGTTAGTGTGCTGCTACTGAAGAACAGGCCCAACGAAG AGTATGGTCTGCATCTGGGTAGTCAGCTGTTCATTAAGGAGATGACCAGCACAGGTCTGGCCTGCAGGGATGGCAACCTCCAGGAGGGAGACATCATACTGAAG ATCAATGGTACGGTGACAGAGAACCTGTCTCTGAGTGATGCAGGGAAGCTGATCGAGAAGTCTCGTGGGAAGCTGCAGCTGGTggtgcagagagacagaagacaggtcCTCATCAGGATTCCTCCCCTGGTAGACAGTGACTCTGAGCTCGATG ATATATCCGAGATCGGGTCGTACCGCTCCTACTCGCCACAGGATGATCGACGGGCCCCCACCTCAGACCTGTCTTCCCATTCCTCCAATGAGAGGCTCCGAGACAAACCCAG gGAGGACCCACCAAGCAGGCTGGCTAAGATGGGCGCCATGCCGACACCGTTCGCCATGCCGGCACGAGTATCGGATAGAGTTATGGAGGACACGCCCCCTCTgcaagcagagagggaggagtccCGCCCAGAAACGCCCCCAG CTCCGGTAGTCAATGTTGCCCCAAAAGTCCACGCTTCCCCAAAGCTGCCACTGAGGCCAAGCATAGAGGACCAGGACATATACGG CCCCAGCACGGGGATGGTGCGTTTCCAGAAGGGAGATAGCGTGGGGCTGAGGCTGGCGGGAGGAAACGATGTGGGAATCTTCATTGCAGGCGTTCAGGAGGACAGTCCTGCAGAACAGGAGGGCCTTCGCACCGGGGACCAGATCATGAAG GTGAATAACATGGACTTCAGGGGCATAGTGCGTGAGGATGCTGTCCTGTACCTGCTGGAGATTCCAAAGGGAGATGATGTCACCATCCTGGCTCAGAGCAAACCTGATG TCTATAAGGACATCCTGGCATCGGGTAGGGGGGACTCTTTCTTCATCAGGACCCACTTTGAGTATGAGAAAGAGGTTCCCCAGAGCCTGCCCTTCTTCCGGGGGGAGATCTTCAAGGTGACGGACACACTCTATGACGGCAAGCTTGGCAACTGGCTGGCCAGCCGCACTGACAAAGACAACCAGCTGCTGGAGAAGGGTATCATCCCCAATAAgagcag GGCCGAACAAATGTCAAATGTGCAGAACGCCCAGAGAGGAACagccaatgacagaggagacttCTGGAGGTTGAGAGGTCAAAGAGCGGTGAAGAAGAAGGACCTCCGTAAGAGCAGAGAGGACCTGACTGCCATCTCTGTCACCACACGCTTCCCTGCTTATGAGAGGGTGGTCTTACGAGAAG CTGGCTTCAGGAGACCAGTGGTTGTGTTTGGGCCCATCGCAGACGCAGTCAATGAGAAACTGGGAAACGACCTGCCTGAAGAGTTTGTCATAGCCA AGACTGAGCCCAAGGATGCAGGCACTGAGAAGTCCTCCGGTGTGGTGAGACTCAATACCATTCGACAGATCATAGAACAG GACCGCCATGCCCTGCTGGATGTAACTCCCAAGGCGGTGGACACCCTGAATTATACCCAGTGGTACCCCATCGTGGTGTTCCTCAACCCGGACAGCAAGGGTGGCGTCAAGACCATGAGGAACCGCCTGGTTCCCGGCTCCAACCGCAGTGCCCGCAAACTCTACGAGCAGGCGGTCAAACTGAGGAAGACTTGTTCTCACCTCTTCACcg CGACCGTTGACCTGAACTCAGCCAATGATGGGTGGTACGGGAGTGTGAAGGACTCTATCCGAGCACAGCAGGAGCGGGCCGTGTGGGTCTGTGAGGGCAAG TTGGACGGCTCGGAGGAGGACCTGGATATCCATGACGACCGCATGTCATACCTGTCAGCGATGAGCGCTGACTACCTGAGCATGGACAGCCGGCTGACCAGTGACTACGACGACACAGCCGATGAGGGCGGGGCTTACACCGACAACGAGCTGGACGAGCCAATGGACGAGCCCCATCAGCCGGTGTCGGCAATCAGCCGCTCCTCAGAGCCCGTACTGACAGAG aGACCCCATCTTGCCCCCATACCACATATGAGGAGatcagggagcagagaggggctgagagaccCCAGTCCACCCCCCTCCTTtgtccctgagccccccaag CAGGTGAGGGTGCAGTCTCGCGGGGGCTATGACTCTCACTCCAGTAGCACCATTAGCAGCGACACTGCCGGGGGGACCAAGTCAGCCCCGCCTCCAGTTGCCCTCAAGCCCACCGTGGCCCTTAAGCCTACTCTGAGGGCACTCAACCAGTCATCTGAGGACCACGCTGTCCCGGAGGGAGAGGACCCGGCCAACCGCTCCTTCATGGGCAAGGTGAAGGCCTTTGAAAAGATGGACCACCTGGCCAGAGCCCAGAGGATGCTGGAGCTCCAGGAGGCTGAGCAAGCACGG CTGGAAATAGCCCAGAAGCACCCAGACATCTATGCAGTCCCAGTGAAACTACCAAAGCCCAACCACAACCGCCCACAGCCAATAGG CTCCAGCTCTAACCCGGAGCCCCAGACCCCATCCTCCAGGCCACCGTACTCTGAGAGTAGGGGTCATTTCGACGATGATGAGGAAGAGTACCGCAGACAGCTGGCTGACCAGACCAGACGAGGCTACTACAGTAACCCCCAGAAATACAAAGACACTGAGCTGTAG
- the LOC112220400 gene encoding tight junction protein ZO-2 isoform X3 encodes MYCLDSLHTIEIGGIIFRDTPSTDQSNTDLFRSSCSWDRFYWTKEAQCLCLRRLSTPSYSAILRSPVMEETMWEQYTVTLQRDPKMGFGIAVSGGRDNPNEESGEMSIVVSDVLQGGPADGLLFENDRVVQVNATPMDGVPHSFAVQILRKCGKVAKITVKRPRKVPVNLLKHGPYPDDRVFNNNDYDQDRHSVYSGRSGRQDRDHSQERGGYTDAGYQGQGFDGHYGRDDRGRSMERDLDPERQYRRDGSKGRTLDRERSPDRRYKSDRTLDRDHSPNLRYRSDLTLDRDPSPDRRFRSERTLDRTNSPDLRYRAGHSPARSHGRDHSFERNRKRVPSDRDQKKEQMKRSGSRERLDRSPSPASMPIPMSRPPREPEPLEKPVSVLLLKNRPNEEYGLHLGSQLFIKEMTSTGLACRDGNLQEGDIILKINGTVTENLSLSDAGKLIEKSRGKLQLVVQRDRRQVLIRIPPLVDSDSELDDISEIGSYRSYSPQDDRRAPTSDLSSHSSNERLRDKPREDPPSRLAKMGAMPTPFAMPARVSDRVMEDTPPLQAEREESRPETPPAPVVNVAPKVHASPKLPLRPSIEDQDIYGPSTGMVRFQKGDSVGLRLAGGNDVGIFIAGVQEDSPAEQEGLRTGDQIMKVNNMDFRGIVREDAVLYLLEIPKGDDVTILAQSKPDVYKDILASGRGDSFFIRTHFEYEKEVPQSLPFFRGEIFKVTDTLYDGKLGNWLASRTDKDNQLLEKGIIPNKSRAEQMSNVQNAQRGTANDRGDFWRLRGQRAVKKKDLRKSREDLTAISVTTRFPAYERVVLREAGFRRPVVVFGPIADAVNEKLGNDLPEEFVIAKTEPKDAGTEKSSGVVRLNTIRQIIEQDRHALLDVTPKAVDTLNYTQWYPIVVFLNPDSKGGVKTMRNRLVPGSNRSARKLYEQAVKLRKTCSHLFTATVDLNSANDGWYGSVKDSIRAQQERAVWVCEGKLDGSEEDLDIHDDRMSYLSAMSADYLSMDSRLTSDYDDTADEGGAYTDNELDEPMDEPHQPVSAISRSSEPVLTERPHLAPIPHMRRSGSREGLRDPSPPPSFVPEPPKQVRVQSRGGYDSHSSSTISSDTAGGTKSAPPPVALKPTVALKPTLRALNQSSEDHAVPEGEDPANRSFMGKVKAFEKMDHLARAQRMLELQEAEQARLEIAQKHPDIYAVPVKLPKPNHNRPQPIGSSSNPEPQTPSSRPPYSESRGHFDDDEEEYRRQLADQTRRGYYSNPQKYKDTEL; translated from the exons AGCCCAGTCATGGAGGAAACTATGTGGGAGCAGTATACTGTGACACTGCAGAGG GACCCCAAGATGGGTTTTGGTATTGCGGTGTCCGGGGGGCGGGACAACCCCAATGAGGAAAGCGGGGAGATGTCCATAGTAGTGTCTGACGTGCTTCAGGGAGGGCCCGCTGATGGCCTGCTATT TGAGAATGACCGGGTGGTGCAGGTGAACGCTACTCCCATGGATGGTGTGCCACACTCCTTCGCTGTACAGATCCTCAGAAAGTGTGGAAAAGTAGCCAAAATT ACAGTCAAGAGGCCCAGGAAGGTTCCGGTCAACCTGCTGAAACACGGCCCTTACCCTGACGACCGTGTCTTCAACAACAATGACTATGACCAGGACCGCCACAGTGTGTACAGTGGACGCAGTGGTCGTCAAGATCGCGACCACAGCCAGGAGAGGGGAGGTTACACAGACGCTGGCTACCAGGGACAGGGCTTTGACGGGCATTACGGTCGAGATGACCGGGGCAGGAGTATGGAGAGGGACCTTGATCCAGAGAGGCAGTACAGACGAGACGGCAGCAAAGGTCGGACTCTGGACCGCGAGCGTAGCCCTGACCGCCGCTACAAAAGTGACCGCACTCTTGACCGTGACCACAGCCCCAATCTGCGTTACCGTAGTGATCTCACTCTTGACCGCGACCCCAGCCCTGACAGGCGTTTCCGTAGCGAACGCACTCTGGACCGGACTAACAGCCCTGACTTGCGATACAGAGCTGGTCACAGTCCTGCCCGCAGTCACGGTCGCGACCACAGCTTTGAGCGGAACCGCAAACGTGTTCCTAGTGACCGTGACCAGAAGAAGGAGCAGATGAAGAGGAGTGGGAGCAGGGAACGTCTGGACCGTTCACCCTCCCCCGCCTCCATGCCAATCCCCATGTCCCGCCCTCCTCGGGAGCCGGAGCCCCTGGAGAAACCCGTTAGTGTGCTGCTACTGAAGAACAGGCCCAACGAAG AGTATGGTCTGCATCTGGGTAGTCAGCTGTTCATTAAGGAGATGACCAGCACAGGTCTGGCCTGCAGGGATGGCAACCTCCAGGAGGGAGACATCATACTGAAG ATCAATGGTACGGTGACAGAGAACCTGTCTCTGAGTGATGCAGGGAAGCTGATCGAGAAGTCTCGTGGGAAGCTGCAGCTGGTggtgcagagagacagaagacaggtcCTCATCAGGATTCCTCCCCTGGTAGACAGTGACTCTGAGCTCGATG ATATATCCGAGATCGGGTCGTACCGCTCCTACTCGCCACAGGATGATCGACGGGCCCCCACCTCAGACCTGTCTTCCCATTCCTCCAATGAGAGGCTCCGAGACAAACCCAG gGAGGACCCACCAAGCAGGCTGGCTAAGATGGGCGCCATGCCGACACCGTTCGCCATGCCGGCACGAGTATCGGATAGAGTTATGGAGGACACGCCCCCTCTgcaagcagagagggaggagtccCGCCCAGAAACGCCCCCAG CTCCGGTAGTCAATGTTGCCCCAAAAGTCCACGCTTCCCCAAAGCTGCCACTGAGGCCAAGCATAGAGGACCAGGACATATACGG CCCCAGCACGGGGATGGTGCGTTTCCAGAAGGGAGATAGCGTGGGGCTGAGGCTGGCGGGAGGAAACGATGTGGGAATCTTCATTGCAGGCGTTCAGGAGGACAGTCCTGCAGAACAGGAGGGCCTTCGCACCGGGGACCAGATCATGAAG GTGAATAACATGGACTTCAGGGGCATAGTGCGTGAGGATGCTGTCCTGTACCTGCTGGAGATTCCAAAGGGAGATGATGTCACCATCCTGGCTCAGAGCAAACCTGATG TCTATAAGGACATCCTGGCATCGGGTAGGGGGGACTCTTTCTTCATCAGGACCCACTTTGAGTATGAGAAAGAGGTTCCCCAGAGCCTGCCCTTCTTCCGGGGGGAGATCTTCAAGGTGACGGACACACTCTATGACGGCAAGCTTGGCAACTGGCTGGCCAGCCGCACTGACAAAGACAACCAGCTGCTGGAGAAGGGTATCATCCCCAATAAgagcag GGCCGAACAAATGTCAAATGTGCAGAACGCCCAGAGAGGAACagccaatgacagaggagacttCTGGAGGTTGAGAGGTCAAAGAGCGGTGAAGAAGAAGGACCTCCGTAAGAGCAGAGAGGACCTGACTGCCATCTCTGTCACCACACGCTTCCCTGCTTATGAGAGGGTGGTCTTACGAGAAG CTGGCTTCAGGAGACCAGTGGTTGTGTTTGGGCCCATCGCAGACGCAGTCAATGAGAAACTGGGAAACGACCTGCCTGAAGAGTTTGTCATAGCCA AGACTGAGCCCAAGGATGCAGGCACTGAGAAGTCCTCCGGTGTGGTGAGACTCAATACCATTCGACAGATCATAGAACAG GACCGCCATGCCCTGCTGGATGTAACTCCCAAGGCGGTGGACACCCTGAATTATACCCAGTGGTACCCCATCGTGGTGTTCCTCAACCCGGACAGCAAGGGTGGCGTCAAGACCATGAGGAACCGCCTGGTTCCCGGCTCCAACCGCAGTGCCCGCAAACTCTACGAGCAGGCGGTCAAACTGAGGAAGACTTGTTCTCACCTCTTCACcg CGACCGTTGACCTGAACTCAGCCAATGATGGGTGGTACGGGAGTGTGAAGGACTCTATCCGAGCACAGCAGGAGCGGGCCGTGTGGGTCTGTGAGGGCAAG TTGGACGGCTCGGAGGAGGACCTGGATATCCATGACGACCGCATGTCATACCTGTCAGCGATGAGCGCTGACTACCTGAGCATGGACAGCCGGCTGACCAGTGACTACGACGACACAGCCGATGAGGGCGGGGCTTACACCGACAACGAGCTGGACGAGCCAATGGACGAGCCCCATCAGCCGGTGTCGGCAATCAGCCGCTCCTCAGAGCCCGTACTGACAGAG aGACCCCATCTTGCCCCCATACCACATATGAGGAGatcagggagcagagaggggctgagagaccCCAGTCCACCCCCCTCCTTtgtccctgagccccccaag CAGGTGAGGGTGCAGTCTCGCGGGGGCTATGACTCTCACTCCAGTAGCACCATTAGCAGCGACACTGCCGGGGGGACCAAGTCAGCCCCGCCTCCAGTTGCCCTCAAGCCCACCGTGGCCCTTAAGCCTACTCTGAGGGCACTCAACCAGTCATCTGAGGACCACGCTGTCCCGGAGGGAGAGGACCCGGCCAACCGCTCCTTCATGGGCAAGGTGAAGGCCTTTGAAAAGATGGACCACCTGGCCAGAGCCCAGAGGATGCTGGAGCTCCAGGAGGCTGAGCAAGCACGG CTGGAAATAGCCCAGAAGCACCCAGACATCTATGCAGTCCCAGTGAAACTACCAAAGCCCAACCACAACCGCCCACAGCCAATAGG CTCCAGCTCTAACCCGGAGCCCCAGACCCCATCCTCCAGGCCACCGTACTCTGAGAGTAGGGGTCATTTCGACGATGATGAGGAAGAGTACCGCAGACAGCTGGCTGACCAGACCAGACGAGGCTACTACAGTAACCCCCAGAAATACAAAGACACTGAGCTGTAG